A genomic region of Colletotrichum destructivum chromosome 5, complete sequence contains the following coding sequences:
- a CDS encoding Putative pre-mRNA-splicing factor 38, producing MRRGVELPSYRIASHRITLQPPHPTPPDRADPFPIAKSSTIEQQYCHPHRRFSRADRFIYQASSRPSSPPPDPTSQEPTPKEAATMSKPDLVYADERRFLDERGSSASLAPNGENPATIMEKAVRERIVDSYFYKEQCFAVNEADIVDRVVEHVTFVGGTYGVTQKPTPFLCLAFKLLQLAPSDDVLEAYLGLGGEKFKYLRALACFYVRMTRKARDVYLLLEPFLEDRRKLRRKGRQGTSLTYMDDFVDDLLTKTRVCATSFRELPKRSDLVDLDELEERISPLGDIDELLEEEDEREAKEREEADARDNGADDSEGEIVEDRSGDGEPMDVERRSRSRSGPRSQSRSRSRSRSRQRSP from the exons ATGCGACGCGGCGTGG AGCTGCCGTCGtatcgcatcgcatcgcatcgcatcacaTTGCAGCCACCCCACCCCACACCACCCGATAGAGCCGATCCATTTCCAATCGCAAAGTCTTCGACCATTGAGCAGCAGTATTGTCATCCCCACCGACGCTTCTCGCGCGCGGACCGATTCATCTACCAAGCGAGCTCTCGACCATCCTCTCCTCCACCTGATCCTACATCCCAAGAACCAACCCCGAAAGAAGCCGCAACGATGAGCAAGCCCGACCTCGTCTACGCCGACGAACGGCGCTTCCTCGATGAGCGCGGTTCCTCAGCCTCGCTTGCGCCTAATGGCGAGAACCCCGCCACGATCATGGAGAAGGCCGTACGCGAACGAATCGTCGACTCGTATTTTTACAAGGAGCAGTGCTTCGCAGTCAACGAggccgacatcgtcgaccgcgtcgtcgagcacgTCACCTTTGTCGGCGGCACCTACGGCGTCACCCAGAAGCCTACGCCGTTCCTGTGCCTGGCCTtcaagctgctgcagctcgcGCCCTCGGACGACGTGCTCGAGGCctacctcggcctcggcggcgagaagtTCAAGTACCTGCGAGCGCTGGCGTGCTTCTACGTCCGCATGACGAGGAAGGCTCGGGATGTCTACCTCCTGCTCGAGCCATTCCTCGAGGACCGGAGGAAGCTGAGGCGCAAGGGCCGCCAGGGGACGAGCCTGACGTACATGGACgacttcgtcgacgacctgctgACCAAGACGAGGGTCTGCGCGACGAGCTTCAGGGAGCTGCCCAAGAGGTCCGACCTGGTGGACCTggacgagctggaggagagAATCAGCCCGTTGGGGGacatcgacgagctgctggaggaggaggacgagagggaagcgaaggagagagaggaggctGACGCGAGAGATAACGGCGCGGACGATTCGGAGGGAGAGATTGTCGAGGACAggagcggcgacggcgagccgaTGGACGTGGAGAGGCGGTCAAGATCGCGGTCAGGACCACGGTCGCAGTCGAGGTCGCGTTCGAGGTCACGAAGCAGACAACGGTCCCCTTGA